The genome window GCGTGGTGGCCACTGCTGAGGGCGAGCGCTTGCTGGCCTATGCGCGGCGCATTCTGGCACTGCATGAAGAAGCCGCTGACGTGTTGATCAGCCAGCAAAGCGACGGCGTGTTGCGCCTCGGGGTGCCGGAGGACTTTGCCGCCGAACGCCTGATGCCGTTGCTGTCAGCGTTCGTGGTGGCCTACCCGCGCGTGCGTCTGGAGGTGACCAGTGGCCTGGGCCCGGAGTTGCAACGGCAGTACCGCGCGGGCGAATTCGACGTGTTGCTGGTCAAGCAGATGGGTGACAGCGATGACTGCCTGGCCTCATGGCCGGAACCGTTGTGCTGGGTCGACAGCCGCAGCACGCCGTCCCTGGGGCGCGACCCGCTGCCGCTGGTGGCGTTTCCGGTGGGCGGTTTGTACCGCAATGAAATGCTCCACCACCTGGAAGTCGGCGGCTGGCGTTGGCGCATCGGTTATTCCAGCGCCAGCCTGGCCAGCGTGTGTTCGGCAGTGGCGGCGGGGTTGGGGATCAGCTTGTTGCCGCGAAGGGTGGTGCAGGCCGGGCATGTGGTACTCGGCGAGCACAGTGGTTTGCCCAGGGTGCAGGGCGTGCGGCTGGCGTTATATGGCCGCAGTGGGTTGGGCGCGGCCGGGCAAACGTTGCAAAGCCAATTGCTCGACTTATGCGCAAACAGCCCAGCGTAAAACGGTCGACGGCTTTTTATTGGCAAGCCCGCGCGCCACACGCGATGCCTTTCAGGAATATTTTTTATGCCCTTAAGGCATTCAAAAATGGCGCCTTCGCCACAGGCCAGGCGGGCCGTGGCTTGGGTGTTTCAGGACGGTTCATTTATTCAATTTAGATCTATCTATAACTTTAAAGATTACTTTAAGAGATAAGCGTCTGCCCCCGATGATTCAGCCCTCGACGGCCGCTTTGGCAGGCCTGTCGGTTTTTGGGTGTGAAAACCGTAGGGAGTGAATCAATGGGCAATGTCCAGACCGCCGCCAGTGTCCCCGAGGCGCAGTGGCGCCAGGCACCGGGTGGTGAGTTGGTCGACCTTGGCCGGCCGCACCGCGCGCCCTTGGGGCAGCTGCGTTTGCAGAAAACCCCGAAGCGTTTTGCGAGTCGTCGCGAAGGGGTTCTGCTCGGGTTGCTGGTGGTGGCCCTGCACGGTGCGCTGATCTATTGGCTGAGCCAGAAGCCCACGCCGGTGCTGCCAATCGTGCCGCCGGAAATCCCACCGATGACCATCGAATTTTCCCAACCCGCGCCGCCGGTGGTTGAACCGCCACCGCCGCCGCCTGTAGTCGAGCCTCCGCCGCCGGTAGTCGATGAGTTGGCCGCCAAACCAGCGCCGCCGAAACCTGTTCCAAAACCCAAGCCGAAGCCGAAGCCGGTGCCGAAACCTGAACCCAAACCTGTGCCAAAAGCGGTCGAGCAACCGCCTGCGCCACCGACGCCTGCGCCTCCAGCGCCTCCAGCGCCACCGGCACCTTCACCTGCGCCGGTGACACCTGCTTCGGCCAACGCCGCGTACTTGAAGAACCCGGCGCCGGAGTACCCGTCGCTGGCCCAGCGCCGTGGTTGGGAAGGCACCGTGCTGCTGCGCGTGCATGTGTTGGCCAGCGGCAAGCCGGGTGAGGTCCAGGTCCAGAAAAGCAGCGGTCGCCAGCAACTCGACGACGCCGCACTGGCCGCCGTGAAACGTTGGAGTTTCGTGCCGGCCAAGCAAGGCGATGTGGCCCAGGACGGCTGGGTCAGCGTGCCGATCGATTTCAAGATTCACTAACTATTCGGCAGCGGTGTGTTGGACACGCCGCCACCTGCACAGAGGGAAAACATCATGGCATTAGCATCTCCACTTGAATCCGTTGAAAGCGCGGTGATCTGGCTGCTGGTGGCCTTTTCGGTCGCCACCTGGGGCTTTGCCTTGCTCAAGGCTGTGCAGTTCAGTCGCCTCAGGGCGCAGGATCGAAAATTCCACAATCAGTTCTGGGCGGCGTCGAGCCTCGACTCGGCTGCCGAGCTGGCCGAAACCCAACCCGGCGCTGCGGCCCGTGTGGCCCAGGCCGGTTATGCCGCGATCCAGGTCGGCGATGCGCCGCACGCGGCTGACTTGAGCCAGGCCATCAACCATCAGGACCGTCTCGAACGAGCCCTGCGCCAGCAGATCGTGCGTGAGCGACGCTCGCTCGAAACCGGCCTGGCCGTGGTCGCCAGTATCGGCAGCACCTCGCCGTTTATCGGTCTGTTCGGCACCGTGTGGGGGATCATGGAAGCGCTGAAGGGGATCAGCGCCGCCGGTTCCGCCAGCCTGGAAACCGTGGCCGGCCCGATTGGTGCGGCGTTGGTTGCCACCGGTGTCGGTATCGCCGTCGCCGTGCCGGCCGTGTTGGTCTACAACTACTTCCTGCGCCGCTTGAAGCTGACAGCGGCCGACCTCGATGACTTTGCCCACGATTTTTACAGCCTGGCGCAGAAGCATTCTTTCCGCGTGCTGTTGCACCCTGCGCTGACGAAAAGCGCGGCGGGTAACCCGCAAAAAGTGAAGGAGGCGTCCTGAGATGGCCTTCTCAACCCAAGACAGTGATGAGGTGCTGAGCGAGATCAACGTCACGCCGCTGGTGGACGTGATGCTGGTGCTGCTGGTGGTGTTTATCGTCACCGCGCCGCTGCTGACCAATGCGATTCCGATCAACCTGCCCAAGACCCAGGCCGTGGCCCCGGTGGAGCAGAAAGACCCGCTGGTGGTGAGCATCGACGGCGCCGGCAAACTGTTTATCAACAAGGACGCAATCCAGCCGGACCTGCTCGAATTCAACCTGCAGGCGGCCAAGGCCAAGGACCCCGATGTGCGGGTGCAACTGCAGGCGGACGATGGCGTGAACTACGGCGAAGTGGCGCGAGCCATGGCGTCTATCGAACGCGCGGGCATTACCAAGCTGTCGGTGATTACCGCTCGTTAGTGTTAAAAGCCTCGACAATTTTTTGGGCCGTTTCCTTGGCAGGGTGCGGCCTTTTTTTTGCCTGGTATTTACCTGATTTCCCCTGTGCAACCCGATCCATGTGGGAGCTGGCTTGCCTGCACCCACATTTTTAAGTATCCGTGTGATTGATATTTTGGTTATTAATAAATAGCTTCTTATTCCTTAACGAATATAACCCGCGTCCCTATACTGACCAGCAACGTTAAACGCTGCAGGAGGGCACACCCATGCACAGCGAGTCGATTCGTTATCTGATCGTGCCGGGCTGGCAAGGATCGCCAGAAGAACATTGGCAAAGCCATTGGCAAAACAGCCTGCCCAACAGTGCGCGCGTGGAGCAGGCCGATTGGTTGACGCCGCGTCGCGAAGACTGGGTGGCCGCGCTGGCTGAAGCGATCGCTGCCGACAGCACGCCGGTGATTCTCATCGCCCACAGCTTGGGTTGCATCACCGTCGCCCACTGGGCGGCCAC of Pseudomonas fluorescens contains these proteins:
- a CDS encoding MotA/TolQ/ExbB proton channel family protein — protein: MMALASPLESVESAVIWLLVAFSVATWGFALLKAVQFSRLRAQDRKFHNQFWAASSLDSAAELAETQPGAAARVAQAGYAAIQVGDAPHAADLSQAINHQDRLERALRQQIVRERRSLETGLAVVASIGSTSPFIGLFGTVWGIMEALKGISAAGSASLETVAGPIGAALVATGVGIAVAVPAVLVYNYFLRRLKLTAADLDDFAHDFYSLAQKHSFRVLLHPALTKSAAGNPQKVKEAS
- a CDS encoding LysR family transcriptional regulator, translating into MFDPVLLRSFVAVVDCGNFTRAAERLHLTQSTVSQQIRRLEDGVACQLLDRDQRRVVATAEGERLLAYARRILALHEEAADVLISQQSDGVLRLGVPEDFAAERLMPLLSAFVVAYPRVRLEVTSGLGPELQRQYRAGEFDVLLVKQMGDSDDCLASWPEPLCWVDSRSTPSLGRDPLPLVAFPVGGLYRNEMLHHLEVGGWRWRIGYSSASLASVCSAVAAGLGISLLPRRVVQAGHVVLGEHSGLPRVQGVRLALYGRSGLGAAGQTLQSQLLDLCANSPA
- a CDS encoding energy transducer TonB; its protein translation is MGNVQTAASVPEAQWRQAPGGELVDLGRPHRAPLGQLRLQKTPKRFASRREGVLLGLLVVALHGALIYWLSQKPTPVLPIVPPEIPPMTIEFSQPAPPVVEPPPPPPVVEPPPPVVDELAAKPAPPKPVPKPKPKPKPVPKPEPKPVPKAVEQPPAPPTPAPPAPPAPPAPSPAPVTPASANAAYLKNPAPEYPSLAQRRGWEGTVLLRVHVLASGKPGEVQVQKSSGRQQLDDAALAAVKRWSFVPAKQGDVAQDGWVSVPIDFKIH
- a CDS encoding ExbD/TolR family protein yields the protein MAFSTQDSDEVLSEINVTPLVDVMLVLLVVFIVTAPLLTNAIPINLPKTQAVAPVEQKDPLVVSIDGAGKLFINKDAIQPDLLEFNLQAAKAKDPDVRVQLQADDGVNYGEVARAMASIERAGITKLSVITAR